From a region of the Candidatus Rhabdochlamydia porcellionis genome:
- a CDS encoding TIGR00153 family protein, which translates to MLNIARLFGKSPFAPLQTHMKKVAHCIEKLSQMFANLEKKDIEKIAKAAHEISRLEHEADLAKNDIRNHLPRSIFLPIDRAQFLDILSIQDDISDKAEDIATLLTLSPLEECNGFLPQVQSFFYKNEEVFIHSKRIIEEIDELLESSFGGIEAEKVKTMVEETAYLEHEASKMQHVLTKELFTRAHSLSNAGFYLWIRLIEEIAKISHLSESLANRIRMVLELK; encoded by the coding sequence ATGCTTAACATCGCACGCCTTTTTGGCAAGTCTCCTTTTGCTCCTCTGCAAACCCATATGAAAAAAGTAGCTCATTGCATAGAAAAACTCTCACAGATGTTTGCTAATTTAGAGAAAAAAGATATAGAAAAGATTGCAAAAGCAGCTCATGAAATTTCTCGTCTTGAACATGAAGCGGATCTAGCTAAAAATGATATCCGTAACCATCTTCCTAGGAGTATCTTTTTACCTATTGATCGGGCACAATTTCTCGATATCTTATCTATCCAAGATGATATATCCGATAAGGCAGAAGACATTGCTACCCTACTTACTTTAAGCCCTCTAGAAGAGTGCAATGGATTTCTTCCACAAGTACAGAGTTTTTTTTATAAAAATGAAGAGGTATTTATTCATTCTAAGCGTATCATTGAGGAAATCGATGAGTTGTTAGAATCTTCTTTTGGAGGAATTGAAGCAGAAAAAGTAAAAACAATGGTAGAGGAAACCGCCTATCTCGAACATGAAGCAAGCAAGATGCAGCATGTACTTACAAAAGAGTTATTCACTAGAGCTCATTCTCTTTCTAATGCAGGTTTCTATTTATGGATACGCTTGATTGAAGAAATAGCAAAAATCTCTCATCTTTCTGAGAGCTTAGCAAACCGCATTAGAATGGTCCTAGAACTAAAATAA
- a CDS encoding inorganic phosphate transporter has protein sequence MDTATILTLLVLAIGLYMAWNIGANDVSNAMGTSVGSGALTLRRAVILAAVLEFSGAFFLGSHVSETMQKGLIHTQLFAEDPLILVLGMCAALCGTGVWLQIASFFGWPVSTTHAIVGAILGFAGVIMGIDAIQWNAVNSIATSWVISPVLAGMISYFVFNMLQRNILYAMNPLEAARKFIPLLTFIALGVFTLSLLFNGLTHLNWHFSFIQVLAFAFVIGSIASFIAFLLVRRVYSPNESTPISRYSPQTVISLEKALKHLQRVHVVSYDETHEQIGHLVKEIQSLSQQLRQETNFLERTSEYTSVEKMFGYLQILSASFVAFGHGANDVANAIGPVAAVLDIINRGIVSQAATVPSWLLVFGGLGIVTGLATWGWRVIATIGKKITELTPTRGFSAEFGTAITILLASKLGLPVSTTHCLVGAVLGVGLARGIRALNLRMLRDIALSWVITLPASAITSVLIFYLLKLFLYKF, from the coding sequence ATGGACACTGCAACAATACTTACATTGCTTGTTCTAGCCATTGGTCTTTATATGGCCTGGAATATTGGAGCCAACGATGTTTCTAATGCTATGGGGACATCTGTTGGCTCTGGAGCTCTTACTTTAAGAAGAGCGGTTATTCTAGCAGCTGTCCTAGAGTTTAGTGGAGCTTTCTTCCTTGGATCTCATGTCTCAGAAACCATGCAAAAAGGATTGATTCACACTCAATTGTTTGCAGAAGATCCCTTGATCTTAGTCTTAGGGATGTGCGCTGCGTTATGCGGAACTGGGGTCTGGTTACAAATAGCTTCTTTTTTTGGATGGCCTGTTTCTACAACCCATGCGATTGTAGGAGCTATTTTAGGTTTTGCTGGCGTGATTATGGGAATCGATGCTATTCAATGGAATGCAGTGAATTCCATTGCAACTAGTTGGGTTATCTCACCTGTTTTAGCAGGTATGATTTCTTATTTTGTATTTAATATGCTGCAACGCAATATTTTATATGCAATGAACCCTTTAGAAGCAGCAAGAAAATTTATTCCTTTATTAACCTTCATTGCTCTTGGTGTATTTACTCTAAGTTTACTGTTCAACGGGCTTACTCATTTAAATTGGCATTTTTCTTTTATCCAAGTATTAGCTTTTGCCTTTGTCATTGGTAGCATTGCTTCTTTTATCGCTTTTCTATTAGTTCGTAGAGTGTATTCTCCCAATGAATCAACCCCTATTTCTCGTTATTCCCCTCAAACGGTTATCAGTCTAGAAAAAGCACTCAAGCACCTACAGCGCGTTCATGTGGTATCTTATGATGAAACCCATGAACAGATAGGACATTTAGTGAAAGAAATCCAATCGCTCTCTCAACAATTAAGACAAGAAACAAACTTTTTAGAACGTACTTCTGAATATACTTCTGTAGAAAAAATGTTTGGCTACTTGCAAATCTTAAGCGCTTCTTTTGTTGCTTTTGGTCACGGAGCTAATGATGTTGCTAATGCTATAGGCCCTGTTGCAGCCGTTCTAGACATTATTAATAGAGGAATTGTTTCTCAAGCAGCAACAGTTCCTTCTTGGCTACTTGTATTCGGAGGGTTAGGAATTGTAACAGGTCTTGCAACCTGGGGCTGGAGAGTCATTGCTACTATTGGAAAAAAAATCACTGAGCTTACCCCTACCCGTGGATTTTCCGCTGAATTCGGCACTGCTATTACCATCCTCCTAGCTTCTAAATTAGGCCTACCTGTTTCTACCACACACTGCTTAGTCGGTGCTGTCCTAGGGGTAGGACTAGCTCGCGGAATCCGCGCTTTAAACCTTAGGATGCTTCGCGATATCGCACTATCTTGGGTAATCACCCTTCCTGCCAGCGCAATAACTAGTGTTCTTATCTTTTATTTACTAAAGCTATTTTTATATAAATTTTAA
- a CDS encoding FKBP-type peptidyl-prolyl cis-trans isomerase produces MTWTKYLFFLLIITCCTYCHAKNSKNQPLKQQQSQVSEDLAHVIWNIMTTYEGEYNFRELMLNLKRLNTGKIQVKPLKGCYDSLITSLKNKVKEKEILNLQAAESYLCKISNRDDIYEIVKDKLYYKTVTTGAGEELKNTNNTPLISFRERDLNGEILSENISGIRISLSEMIPGLRKALEGMKVGEKREVFIHPDLAYREFPKPEPYSLIIIEVSLISL; encoded by the coding sequence ATGACTTGGACAAAATACCTCTTCTTTCTATTGATAATCACTTGTTGTACTTACTGCCATGCAAAAAACAGTAAAAATCAACCTCTTAAACAACAGCAGTCTCAAGTGTCAGAAGATCTTGCACATGTCATTTGGAATATTATGACAACCTATGAGGGAGAGTACAATTTTCGAGAACTTATGCTGAACCTTAAGAGGCTTAATACAGGAAAGATACAAGTAAAACCTTTAAAGGGTTGTTACGACTCTCTAATCACATCTCTAAAAAATAAGGTAAAAGAAAAGGAAATTCTTAATCTTCAAGCTGCTGAATCTTATTTGTGTAAGATATCAAATAGAGATGATATCTATGAGATAGTTAAAGACAAACTCTATTATAAAACAGTAACCACAGGGGCAGGAGAAGAACTCAAAAATACAAATAACACTCCTTTGATTTCTTTTAGAGAAAGGGATCTAAATGGAGAAATTTTATCTGAAAATATTTCAGGAATACGCATTTCACTCTCCGAAATGATTCCTGGTCTTCGTAAAGCTTTAGAAGGAATGAAAGTAGGAGAAAAAAGAGAAGTATTTATCCATCCAGATCTTGCTTATAGAGAATTCCCTAAACCAGAACCTTACTCTTTGATTATTATTGAAGTCTCTCTTATTTCTCTTTAG
- a CDS encoding DMT family transporter has protein sequence MAYEANADRKLQNKAVLGVGLMILGLALYPLSDAFIKHLMGTYSVCQVTLLRAFTRLVPLFIATYFQGGPRKVLYSKHPASHLTRLTVNLIYTFCFMFAFSLASLTTIYTFSYTSPFFMIVLGSLMLKEKVTRERWIAVGIGLIGVIIAMRPGSSVMESAAFLVLFATFLGALNKILMRRLASTEHSLAIAIYPNLVMIVAMLILGFISSTFPNWLSSQFTLVWKPMPWTHWSLFAIVGILTAGAQYAIAQSLRFSQASILAPIDYSTFFWVVALDFTWWNKTPDIYTLIGAMVIVGSNLFILYRTRKEEAAKQASLA, from the coding sequence ATGGCATATGAAGCTAATGCAGATAGAAAGCTACAAAATAAGGCCGTCTTAGGAGTTGGTTTGATGATTCTTGGATTGGCTCTTTATCCTTTATCCGATGCTTTCATCAAGCATCTCATGGGCACATATAGTGTCTGCCAAGTCACTTTGCTACGTGCATTTACTCGTTTAGTGCCTCTTTTCATTGCAACCTATTTCCAGGGTGGGCCGCGTAAGGTTCTTTATTCAAAACACCCAGCTAGCCATCTCACTCGACTAACGGTTAATTTAATATATACTTTTTGTTTTATGTTTGCCTTTTCGCTCGCTTCTTTAACGACAATTTATACATTTAGCTATACCTCACCTTTCTTCATGATTGTCTTAGGTTCATTGATGCTTAAAGAAAAAGTTACTCGCGAGAGATGGATTGCTGTAGGAATCGGTCTTATAGGAGTTATCATTGCCATGCGTCCTGGATCAAGTGTAATGGAATCAGCAGCCTTTTTGGTGCTTTTTGCCACTTTTCTTGGAGCTTTGAATAAGATTCTCATGCGCCGTTTAGCATCAACAGAGCATAGTCTTGCTATTGCTATTTACCCGAACCTCGTAATGATCGTAGCAATGCTGATCTTAGGCTTTATTTCTTCAACTTTCCCAAATTGGCTATCTTCTCAGTTTACTCTTGTTTGGAAACCAATGCCCTGGACTCACTGGAGTCTTTTTGCAATTGTAGGTATACTGACAGCTGGTGCCCAATACGCCATTGCACAATCACTTCGTTTTTCACAAGCCTCGATTCTTGCACCTATTGATTACTCTACTTTTTTCTGGGTAGTAGCTCTTGACTTTACCTGGTGGAATAAAACACCAGACATCTATACATTAATCGGAGCTATGGTTATTGTTGGAAGTAATTTATTTATTCTCTACAGAACTCGAAAAGAAGAAGCTGCTAAACAGGCTTCTTTAGCTTAA
- the hemH gene encoding ferrochelatase, with the protein MSNTYLIINFGGPRNLKEVEGFLKELLTDQEVIRTPFPSFIHRLLFTRIAKKRALKVIPEYEKIGGRSPIYEDTEKMAATLQKYVKAPVLTFHRYLPETHACFLSAIKQIPKDHQIRVFPMFPQFSYATTGSIALFFSRNLCGQSLNQLSWIKSYATHPLYLSAFEQQIRLCLNQHKLQEEEVCLLFSAHAIPRKFVCTGDPYEKECQGSFYALKKRFPQAVCHLSYQSQFDKQEWLRPYTSDVCEEISNWTDRKTVVVIPLSFTSDHIETLFEIEKLYLPSIRKQGLTAIRCPALNHHPDWVQAILTIIEQEETLTNQMLIRHPISSCCSVCMPICCMCKKK; encoded by the coding sequence ATGTCAAATACTTATCTCATTATCAACTTTGGCGGTCCTAGAAACTTAAAAGAAGTGGAGGGGTTTTTAAAAGAGTTACTTACTGATCAGGAAGTGATTCGTACCCCATTTCCTTCTTTTATTCATCGTTTATTATTTACCCGAATTGCAAAGAAACGTGCATTGAAAGTGATTCCTGAATATGAAAAGATCGGTGGTAGATCTCCGATCTATGAAGATACGGAAAAAATGGCTGCAACTTTGCAGAAATATGTGAAAGCACCTGTTCTGACCTTTCATCGTTATCTGCCTGAAACGCATGCTTGCTTTTTGTCTGCTATCAAGCAAATACCGAAAGATCATCAGATACGAGTTTTTCCTATGTTTCCTCAATTTAGCTATGCTACAACAGGAAGCATAGCTCTTTTTTTTTCTCGTAATTTATGTGGACAGAGTCTAAATCAACTCTCTTGGATTAAATCTTATGCAACACATCCTTTATATCTTAGTGCATTTGAGCAACAGATCCGCCTTTGTTTAAACCAACACAAGCTTCAAGAAGAAGAGGTATGTTTGCTTTTTTCTGCCCATGCGATCCCTAGAAAATTTGTCTGTACAGGGGACCCTTATGAAAAAGAATGTCAGGGGAGTTTTTATGCTCTTAAAAAACGGTTTCCTCAAGCGGTTTGTCATTTGTCCTATCAATCTCAATTTGATAAGCAAGAATGGCTTCGTCCTTATACAAGTGATGTATGTGAAGAGATTAGCAATTGGACAGATAGAAAAACAGTAGTAGTTATTCCTTTAAGCTTTACTTCAGATCATATAGAAACTCTTTTTGAAATCGAAAAACTGTATTTACCATCCATTCGCAAGCAGGGGTTAACCGCTATTCGCTGTCCTGCGCTCAATCATCATCCTGATTGGGTTCAAGCAATTCTTACCATTATAGAACAAGAGGAAACATTGACTAATCAGATGCTCATTCGTCATCCTATCTCCTCTTGTTGTAGCGTATGCATGCCAATTTGTTGTATGTGTAAAAAAAAATAA
- a CDS encoding substrate-binding periplasmic protein: protein MLKKISILLLLALLCCCGGKNHPQRVALDPSWYPLDLEDRNAQLVGFSTEILQKVSKKLPLAKITTDAHYLLEDLLQEKYEAVLSSFPPYNFNKDRFDFSESYLMLGPVIVVNESSDISSTKQLKGKAVGVLSDANALLVESVPNVLIHQYTSKAQALEDIISGVLDAALIDILSAYAYCEDLYQNKLKVGSLPLNNEALRLITVRNKNSSLIKAFNKEIHRLKQSGEYQKMLNKWNLPQKEMKNKNL from the coding sequence ATGTTAAAGAAAATTTCTATCCTATTGCTACTAGCTCTTCTTTGCTGCTGTGGAGGCAAAAACCACCCACAAAGAGTGGCTCTTGACCCTAGTTGGTATCCTTTAGATTTAGAGGATAGAAATGCACAATTAGTGGGTTTTTCTACAGAAATTTTGCAGAAGGTCTCCAAAAAACTCCCTCTTGCTAAAATCACAACAGATGCACATTACCTGCTAGAAGACTTACTTCAAGAGAAATATGAAGCTGTGCTTTCTTCTTTTCCTCCCTACAACTTTAACAAAGACCGCTTTGATTTTTCAGAAAGCTATTTAATGTTAGGTCCTGTAATTGTAGTAAATGAATCATCCGATATCTCTTCTACAAAGCAGTTAAAAGGCAAAGCTGTCGGTGTGCTCTCGGATGCTAATGCTTTATTAGTTGAATCGGTTCCTAATGTATTAATCCATCAATACACCTCTAAAGCACAAGCTCTTGAAGATATAATTTCAGGTGTACTTGACGCTGCTTTAATCGATATTTTAAGCGCCTATGCCTATTGTGAAGATCTCTATCAAAATAAGCTAAAGGTAGGATCGCTACCTTTAAATAATGAGGCTTTAAGACTGATTACAGTACGTAATAAAAATAGTTCTTTAATCAAAGCTTTTAATAAAGAGATTCATCGGTTAAAACAATCTGGAGAATATCAGAAAATGCTTAATAAATGGAACCTTCCACAAAAAGAGATGAAAAATAAAAACCTTTAA
- the glgP gene encoding glycogen/starch/alpha-glucan family phosphorylase has product MDLKIQTQADNLIQKIRHYLITTMGVTINEASPEEFYRAFALTLREEIMINWTACVHTYREKKARMLFYLCMEYMPGRFCQNNIINIHATDLINYVFKRLNRSYQEELCFEPEPGLGNGGLGRLAACLMDSLATQQIPAIGFGLRYQYGIFDQAICNGIQVEKPEAWLLHENPWEYRRDMHAASVFYAGKAVPGKNKKGEDVYALTDYEEVRALSYDIPIIGYKETPDFTVNTLRLWTTKESPRNFQLQRYNAGMLGAAAENTSLTDVLYPNDHNETGKRIRLKQEFLLVSASLQDIIKRHLFIFSNMSEFADKVRIHINDTHPSLAIAELQRLLITEHDFGWEEALDTVKTCCNFTNHTILRESLEEWNQSSLQYLLPRQYAIIEKMNLEFCNQIRQKYSGDEDRVRSMSIIEEGQVKMANLAIYGSHRINGVAALHTEILKKEIFKDFYEMYPEKFVNVTNGVTPRRWLLDCNPLLAAFITKRIGKQWITQFQEIRNLASFSNDFDSQKEFLEIKKKNKQALLECLQHTNPIRDSTGKPSGHYSFLDESALFDVQIKRIHEYKRQLMNLIHVIMLYHELQENPEARRIKRMVFIAGKAAPGYEVAKQIIQLSYCISRRINQDPRTNQKLKLVFIENYNVSKAEIIIPAADLSEQISTAGTEASGTGNMKLAMNGALTIGTEDGANIEMHQQVTDRFWPFRFGKTALENDLIRHTGNYNPWDIYMQNDSIRKALDSLRDRSFTQTEEEHQALSNLYQSLLHSQAGYILDYYFVLGDLLDYYRKQKSVEELFLKPQEWAEYALQNIAAMGNFSSDESIKNYAKLVWDIQSCPVDPKELEKIRIEYSEHDKCRIFPSSANGSVKNSS; this is encoded by the coding sequence ATGGATTTAAAAATACAAACTCAAGCAGATAATTTAATACAAAAAATCAGGCATTACTTGATTACTACAATGGGAGTAACGATTAATGAAGCTAGCCCAGAAGAATTTTATCGTGCATTTGCTCTGACATTGCGTGAAGAGATCATGATTAATTGGACTGCTTGTGTACATACCTACAGAGAGAAAAAAGCGCGAATGCTTTTTTATTTATGTATGGAATATATGCCTGGGCGTTTTTGTCAAAATAATATTATAAATATCCATGCAACCGATTTAATTAACTATGTATTTAAACGACTAAACCGCTCCTATCAAGAAGAGTTATGCTTTGAGCCAGAGCCAGGTCTTGGCAATGGAGGTTTAGGGAGATTAGCAGCTTGCTTAATGGATTCTCTTGCTACTCAGCAAATTCCAGCTATTGGATTTGGGCTCCGCTATCAATATGGCATTTTTGATCAAGCGATATGTAATGGGATTCAGGTAGAGAAGCCAGAGGCATGGTTATTGCATGAAAATCCTTGGGAGTATCGTCGTGATATGCATGCTGCTTCTGTTTTTTATGCTGGAAAAGCAGTTCCTGGTAAGAATAAAAAAGGGGAAGATGTATATGCATTAACAGATTACGAAGAAGTAAGAGCTCTATCTTACGATATTCCCATTATTGGATACAAAGAAACCCCCGATTTTACAGTAAATACACTGCGTCTATGGACTACGAAAGAATCTCCTCGTAACTTTCAACTGCAGCGCTACAATGCAGGAATGCTAGGTGCAGCTGCAGAAAATACTAGTCTTACCGATGTGCTATATCCTAACGACCATAATGAAACAGGCAAAAGAATTCGTTTAAAACAAGAATTTCTTCTGGTATCTGCTTCATTACAAGATATCATTAAAAGGCATCTTTTTATTTTCTCAAATATGAGTGAATTCGCGGATAAGGTACGTATCCATATCAATGATACTCATCCATCTCTGGCCATTGCAGAACTGCAGAGACTACTCATAACAGAGCACGATTTTGGATGGGAAGAAGCTTTAGATACTGTAAAAACTTGTTGTAACTTTACTAATCACACCATTTTGCGAGAGTCTTTAGAAGAATGGAATCAAAGTAGTTTGCAATATCTATTACCACGTCAATATGCAATCATCGAAAAAATGAATTTAGAGTTTTGTAATCAGATTCGTCAGAAATACTCAGGAGATGAAGATAGAGTACGATCTATGTCGATTATCGAAGAGGGCCAAGTCAAGATGGCTAATTTAGCTATTTATGGATCACATCGAATAAATGGAGTAGCTGCTCTACATACAGAGATCTTAAAAAAAGAGATCTTTAAAGATTTCTATGAAATGTATCCGGAAAAATTCGTCAATGTAACTAATGGGGTGACTCCAAGAAGATGGCTTTTAGATTGCAATCCACTTCTTGCTGCATTTATTACAAAGAGAATTGGTAAACAGTGGATTACACAGTTTCAAGAAATACGCAATCTTGCCTCATTTTCTAATGATTTTGATTCTCAAAAAGAGTTCTTAGAAATCAAGAAAAAAAATAAACAGGCCTTACTTGAATGTTTGCAACATACAAATCCTATACGCGATAGTACAGGAAAGCCTTCCGGTCATTACTCTTTTTTGGATGAAAGTGCGCTTTTTGATGTACAAATCAAACGGATTCACGAGTATAAAAGGCAGCTGATGAATCTCATTCATGTAATTATGCTCTATCATGAACTTCAAGAGAATCCAGAAGCACGTCGTATAAAAAGAATGGTATTCATCGCTGGTAAAGCAGCTCCTGGCTATGAAGTAGCTAAACAAATCATTCAATTAAGCTACTGTATTTCTAGACGAATTAACCAAGACCCTAGAACAAATCAGAAATTAAAATTGGTTTTCATAGAAAATTACAATGTATCAAAAGCAGAAATAATTATTCCTGCAGCAGATTTATCAGAGCAAATCTCTACAGCAGGAACAGAGGCTTCTGGTACTGGCAATATGAAGCTAGCAATGAACGGAGCTTTGACAATTGGAACAGAAGACGGTGCTAATATTGAGATGCATCAACAGGTAACAGACCGTTTTTGGCCCTTTCGTTTTGGTAAAACGGCATTAGAGAATGACTTAATTCGTCATACGGGTAACTATAATCCTTGGGATATCTATATGCAAAACGATTCTATTCGAAAAGCACTTGATTCTCTACGTGATCGAAGTTTTACACAAACAGAAGAAGAGCATCAAGCGCTTAGTAATTTGTATCAAAGTTTGCTGCATAGTCAAGCGGGTTATATACTGGATTATTACTTTGTCTTAGGCGATTTATTAGATTATTATAGAAAGCAAAAATCGGTGGAAGAGTTGTTTTTAAAGCCTCAAGAATGGGCAGAATATGCCTTGCAAAACATAGCAGCTATGGGAAATTTTTCTTCTGATGAATCGATTAAGAATTATGCAAAACTGGTTTGGGATATTCAATCTTGTCCAGTTGATCCTAAAGAGTTAGAAAAAATAAGAATAGAGTATAGCGAGCACGATAAATGTCGCATTTTTCCGTCTAGTGCAAATGGATCTGTAAAGAATTCTTCTTAA
- the sthA gene encoding Si-specific NAD(P)(+) transhydrogenase — protein MQKFDLIVIGSGPAGEKAAVKAAYFGYKVAIIEKEELFGGAGTVTGTLPSKTLRETALYFSDKLEKGLYGIDRTFSHEASMTDFMYRKNLVKDSSSKEIFTNLSSHHVSIFYGVASFENAHTIRVQGKDLVSLFGEFIIIATGSYPYHPENIPFDNKRVHDSDTILQLTRHPSSLCIVGAGVIGCEYATIFATIGTHVYLINDKEKILPHLDEEISNTLVKEMQSSSIDILFNTSIESINVPPSDQTPIEVHLKNNKSLEVDMFLFAAGRSGNIKQLKLEQIGVKTGKRELIIVDHQYRTNISNIFAVGDVIGFPALASTSMEQGRIAVAHIFQTQDLEHLPTYFPYGIYTIPEVSTIGLTTEEAKDKNILYATGKAYYANMPRGKIMGAKTGMLKLLFHKDTLQILGVHIIGRIATEIIHYGVILVEDKKTLHHIISQVFNCPTLHDLYKYAAYDGLIQVTPKFK, from the coding sequence GTGCAAAAATTTGATCTTATTGTAATTGGTTCAGGTCCAGCAGGGGAAAAAGCCGCTGTCAAAGCGGCTTATTTTGGTTATAAAGTAGCGATCATTGAAAAGGAAGAGCTATTTGGAGGAGCTGGAACAGTGACTGGAACCCTACCTTCTAAAACCCTTAGAGAAACCGCTTTGTATTTTTCTGATAAATTAGAAAAAGGTCTTTATGGAATTGATCGCACCTTTTCTCATGAAGCTTCTATGACAGATTTTATGTATCGTAAGAATCTAGTAAAAGACTCCTCTTCTAAAGAGATTTTTACTAACTTATCGAGTCATCATGTTAGTATCTTTTATGGAGTAGCTAGCTTTGAGAACGCACATACCATTCGTGTACAAGGTAAAGATCTTGTTTCACTCTTTGGAGAGTTTATCATCATCGCAACAGGATCCTACCCTTACCATCCAGAAAACATCCCTTTTGATAACAAACGAGTTCACGATTCTGATACTATCCTACAATTGACAAGACACCCTTCATCCCTATGTATCGTAGGAGCTGGAGTCATTGGCTGTGAGTATGCGACTATTTTTGCAACAATTGGAACCCATGTCTATTTGATTAACGATAAAGAAAAAATCCTTCCTCATCTTGACGAAGAGATCTCGAACACACTTGTAAAAGAAATGCAAAGCTCCAGCATTGATATCCTTTTTAATACCTCCATCGAGTCCATTAATGTCCCTCCTTCCGATCAGACCCCTATAGAGGTCCATCTAAAGAATAACAAAAGTTTAGAAGTTGATATGTTCTTATTTGCCGCTGGACGCAGTGGAAATATAAAACAACTTAAATTAGAGCAAATAGGAGTTAAAACAGGAAAGAGAGAATTGATTATAGTAGATCATCAATATCGTACGAACATATCTAACATCTTTGCTGTCGGAGATGTCATTGGCTTTCCCGCTCTTGCTAGCACTAGCATGGAACAGGGCAGAATTGCAGTGGCTCATATTTTTCAAACACAAGATCTAGAACACTTACCCACCTATTTCCCCTATGGAATTTATACCATCCCAGAAGTATCTACCATTGGTTTAACCACTGAAGAAGCAAAAGACAAAAACATTCTTTATGCTACAGGTAAAGCCTATTATGCCAATATGCCCAGAGGTAAAATTATGGGTGCAAAAACCGGAATGCTCAAATTGCTTTTCCATAAAGACACTTTACAAATCTTAGGAGTGCATATCATCGGAAGAATTGCTACTGAAATCATTCACTATGGCGTAATTCTCGTAGAAGATAAAAAAACATTGCACCACATAATATCCCAAGTATTTAACTGCCCTACTCTGCATGACCTATACAAATATGCAGCCTATGACGGATTAATCCAAGTAACGCCAAAATTTAAATAA